In the Flagellimonas sp. HMM57 genome, one interval contains:
- a CDS encoding DUF6786 family protein, with product MKKTPIILVFLIAIALSCKDNKENKKQKMPTTIDQQGSFAYDENFLKKWDENLVILESDENVVLVSGKYQAKVFTSTTSGREGRSLGWINYEAFGKTDMHMNAYGGENRFWLGPEGNAFSLFFKPNDEMVFDNWKTPAPIDSEPWKTVEKTNTYVTMESNMDLKNYSAHKFKIKAKRKVTLLTLNQIEELLQIQTSDLKIVGYNTENMITNVGSEAWTKKTGAPCIWILDMFPPSDNTNIVIPYKTDAIGEVATTDYFGEIPDNRVTYGDGVLFFKADGKSRGKLGISPQRATNVAGSYDAVNQILTITLFEVDADAAYLNQEWNLDADPFKGDAINAYNDGPLEDGSQMGPFYEIESVSPAAFLKPQESLMHNHAVFHFVGKTEQLESVAKSVFGVTLKEITNAL from the coding sequence ATGAAAAAAACACCTATCATTCTTGTATTCTTAATAGCTATTGCTCTTTCCTGCAAGGATAACAAAGAAAATAAAAAACAAAAAATGCCCACGACCATTGACCAACAAGGAAGCTTCGCATACGATGAGAATTTTTTAAAGAAATGGGATGAGAATCTGGTCATATTGGAATCTGATGAGAATGTGGTTCTTGTTTCGGGTAAATATCAGGCAAAGGTGTTTACATCCACAACTTCTGGGCGAGAGGGCAGAAGCCTGGGCTGGATCAACTATGAAGCTTTTGGAAAGACAGATATGCATATGAATGCCTATGGAGGAGAGAATCGCTTTTGGTTAGGGCCCGAAGGCAATGCTTTTTCTCTTTTCTTTAAACCTAATGATGAAATGGTCTTTGATAACTGGAAAACTCCAGCTCCAATCGATAGTGAACCTTGGAAAACTGTCGAAAAAACCAACACTTACGTTACTATGGAGTCCAACATGGATCTAAAGAACTATTCAGCTCATAAATTTAAAATCAAGGCAAAAAGGAAAGTCACCCTACTTACCCTTAATCAGATTGAAGAACTGCTCCAGATTCAAACATCTGATTTGAAAATAGTGGGTTATAACACGGAGAATATGATCACTAATGTGGGAAGTGAAGCATGGACAAAAAAAACCGGTGCTCCGTGTATCTGGATTTTAGATATGTTCCCACCATCCGACAATACTAACATTGTCATACCATACAAAACTGATGCAATAGGTGAAGTTGCAACGACCGATTACTTTGGTGAGATACCAGACAATCGAGTTACCTATGGCGATGGAGTATTATTCTTTAAAGCGGATGGAAAGTCGCGGGGGAAGTTGGGGATTTCACCACAAAGGGCCACCAATGTGGCAGGTAGTTATGATGCTGTCAATCAAATATTGACCATTACACTTTTCGAGGTAGATGCTGATGCTGCCTATCTTAATCAGGAATGGAACCTTGATGCAGATCCGTTTAAAGGCGATGCCATAAATGCATATAATGACGGGCCTTTGGAAGACGGCTCCCAAATGGGACCCTTCTACGAAATTGAAAGTGTTTCCCCAGCGGCTTTCTTAAAACCGCAAGAATCTTTGATGCACAATCATGCCGTTTTTCATTTTGTTGGTAAAACCGAACAACTGGAAAGCGTGGCCAAATCAGTTTTTGGTGTCACTTTAAAAGAAATTACAAACGCATTATAA
- a CDS encoding L-fucose isomerase yields the protein MSENRYPKIGIRPIIDGRLGGVRESLESTTMNLAKTVAKLFSETLKYPDGSSVECVLPDFCIGGVKEAVECGELFKSQNVGVSLSVTPCWCYGTETMDMDPLVPKAIWGFNGTERPGAVYLAATLAAHNQKGLPAFGIYGEDVQDLDDTTITLDVKTKLLQFAKAGLAVAMMRNRSYLAIGSVSMGIAGSMIDPDFFQDFLGMRNEYVDSTEVLRRIQNKIYDKEEYQKALQWTKANCKEGTDFNVDEKQRSSEEKEQDWEFVVKMTLIIRDLMEGNPKLKEMGFGEEALGHDALVSGFQGQRQWTDFLPNGDFSEAILNSSFDWNGIRAPYMVATENDALNGVSMLFNYLLTNTAQIFADVRTYWSPAAIERVTGWKPEGIASNGFIHLINSGSATLDGTGQQSKDGKPMMKPFWEIDQKEVNACLETTTWYPANLGYFKGGGFSSNFLTKGGMPVTMCRLNLIKGLGPALQIAEGYTIDLPENVHNILDERTDRTWPTTWFVPKITGHGPFTDVYSVMNNWGANHGAISYGHIGHELITLSSMLRIPVCMHNVEDERILRPSAWGAHGMDKEGADYRACENYGPLYGR from the coding sequence ATGTCCGAAAATAGATATCCGAAAATAGGCATTCGTCCTATAATTGACGGCAGATTGGGAGGGGTACGGGAGTCTTTGGAGTCCACCACTATGAACTTGGCAAAAACCGTTGCAAAATTATTTAGTGAAACGTTGAAATACCCAGACGGCAGCTCCGTGGAATGTGTGCTGCCAGACTTTTGTATCGGCGGTGTTAAAGAGGCGGTCGAATGTGGTGAACTTTTCAAATCACAGAATGTTGGAGTATCACTTTCAGTGACCCCTTGCTGGTGCTACGGTACAGAGACTATGGACATGGATCCCTTAGTGCCCAAAGCTATCTGGGGATTCAATGGTACCGAGCGCCCAGGTGCAGTGTATTTGGCCGCTACTCTGGCTGCCCATAACCAAAAAGGATTACCTGCTTTTGGAATTTATGGAGAGGATGTACAGGATTTGGATGATACAACGATAACATTGGATGTGAAAACAAAATTACTGCAATTTGCCAAAGCAGGTCTTGCAGTTGCTATGATGCGGAATAGAAGTTACCTAGCTATAGGAAGTGTATCGATGGGCATTGCAGGGTCTATGATAGACCCCGATTTTTTTCAGGACTTCTTGGGGATGCGGAATGAATATGTGGATTCCACCGAAGTCCTTAGACGCATTCAAAACAAGATTTATGACAAAGAAGAATATCAAAAAGCATTGCAATGGACAAAAGCAAATTGTAAGGAAGGTACCGATTTCAATGTAGATGAAAAGCAGCGTAGTTCTGAGGAAAAGGAACAAGATTGGGAATTTGTGGTAAAAATGACCCTGATTATACGTGATTTAATGGAAGGCAACCCTAAACTTAAAGAAATGGGTTTTGGTGAAGAAGCGTTAGGACATGATGCCTTGGTATCAGGGTTTCAAGGACAACGACAATGGACCGATTTTCTACCTAACGGCGACTTTTCCGAAGCCATTCTCAATTCCTCGTTTGATTGGAACGGTATTAGAGCACCTTATATGGTAGCAACTGAAAACGATGCCCTTAACGGAGTTTCCATGCTGTTCAATTACCTATTGACCAATACGGCACAGATTTTTGCCGATGTACGTACATACTGGAGTCCTGCAGCCATTGAACGCGTCACAGGATGGAAGCCTGAAGGCATCGCTTCAAACGGTTTCATCCATTTGATAAATTCAGGTTCTGCGACCTTGGACGGTACTGGGCAACAGTCAAAGGATGGAAAGCCCATGATGAAACCGTTTTGGGAAATCGACCAGAAAGAAGTGAACGCTTGTTTGGAAACGACTACATGGTATCCTGCAAACCTGGGCTATTTTAAGGGAGGTGGTTTTTCCTCGAATTTTCTCACCAAAGGTGGTATGCCAGTCACAATGTGCCGTCTCAACTTGATCAAGGGTTTGGGACCTGCACTTCAAATTGCAGAAGGATATACTATTGATTTGCCCGAAAACGTACATAATATTTTGGATGAACGGACCGACCGAACCTGGCCAACAACATGGTTCGTGCCCAAAATAACAGGTCATGGCCCATTTACGGATGTGTATTCCGTTATGAACAATTGGGGAGCCAATCACGGTGCCATTAGCTACGGTCACATTGGTCACGAATTAATTACCCTATCGTCTATGCTAAGAATTCCAGTATGTATGCACAATGTTGAAGACGAACGTATTTTGAGGCCTTCGGCATGGGGTGCGCATGGAATGGACAAAGAAGGTGCCGATTACAGGGCTTGTGAAAATTATGGTCCATTGTACGGAAGATGA